Proteins co-encoded in one Amaranthus tricolor cultivar Red isolate AtriRed21 chromosome 7, ASM2621246v1, whole genome shotgun sequence genomic window:
- the LOC130817360 gene encoding RGS1-HXK1-interacting protein 1, translating into MEKTESDGLSVNAIAEGEQQSRSPSQSWQSYISEDLPRSLMESTDAAIRSARSLHNDSSAHLRSLQDFLAVSRVRFSYYEDALFKNCKDGLATALQHPSMTAGISLAAIFLLVRGPRRFLLRQTLGRFQSEEARFIRAENNLKSLNSSVDLMKKESMKLLQRATLAEKEMINGQTELMKVSKQMQHLTKSVDHVESQAAGLVDLLREIPGREALQLRAEVASVASLIKQQKNILAKRRIKLIEMGVPV; encoded by the exons ATGGAGAAAACAGAAAGCGACGGACTTTCAGTAAACGCCATAGCCGAAGGAGAACAACAAAGTCGAAGTCCGTCTCAATCATGGCAGTCGTACATATCCGAAGATCTGCCTCGTTCGTTAATGGAATCGACTGATGCTGCAATTCGCTCCGCGCGCTCACTTCATAATGACTCTTCTGCACATCTTCGTTCTTTGCAG GATTTTTTGGCAGTTTCAAGGGTTAGGTTTTCTTACTATGAAGATGCTTTGTTCAAGAACTGCAAAG ATGGATTGGCCACCGCATTACAACACCCAAGTATGACAGCTGGCATCTCTTTGGCGGCAATTTTTCTTCTTGTGAGAG GTCCTAGAAGATTCTTGCTTCGCCAGACATTGGGACGATTTCAAAGTGAAGAG GCGCGGTTTATTAGAGCTGAGAACAATTTGAAGTCATTGAATTCTTCTGTTGATTTAATGAAGAAGGAAAGCATGAAACTGCTTCAAAGGGCAACTCTCGCTGAAAAGGAGATGATAAACGGCCAGACTGAACTAAT GAAAGTGAGTAAACAGATGCAGCACCTCACCAAGTCCGTGGATCATGTTGAAAGTCAAGCTGCAG GTTTGGTGGATCTTCTACGGGAGATACCAGGCAGGGAAGCATTGCAACTTCGAGCAGAG GTTGCTTCAGTTGCATCTCTTATCAAGcagcaaaaaaatattttggcaAAAAGGAGGATCAAATTAATCGAAATGGGAGTTCCAGTCTGA